In Primulina eburnea isolate SZY01 chromosome 14, ASM2296580v1, whole genome shotgun sequence, the following proteins share a genomic window:
- the LOC140813088 gene encoding proteasome subunit beta type-1-like, which yields MSGPHSPLTVSCEERHLGAIAQNVDSHQSSCLSDYSEIGMTKQRANWSPYDNNGGTCVAIAGADYCVIAADTRMSTGYNILTRDYSKIIQLADKSLMASSGFQADVRALQKVLEARHLIYQHQHSKQMSCPAMAQLLSNTLYYKRFFPYYAFNVLGGLDHEGKGCVFTYDAVGSYERVGYSSQGSGSTLITPFLDNQLKSPSPLLLPAKDAVTPLSESEAIDLVKTCFASATERDIYTGDKLEIVILNAAGIRREYLELRKD from the exons ATGTCAGGCCCACATAGCCCACTTACTGTTTCTTGTGAAGAAAGACATTTGGGTGCCATAGCTCAAAACGTGGATTCACATCAATCTTCGTGTCTCTCTGATTATTCCGAAATCGGCATGACGAAGCAGCGAGCGAATTGGTCTCCGTACGACAACAATGGAGG GACGTGTGTTGCGATTGCCGGCGCTGATTACTGTGTGATTGCGGCCGATACTCGAATGTCCACTGGCTACAACATTCTTACGCGCGATTACTCCAAAATTATTCAGCT GGCAGACAAATCTTTGATGGCCTCTTCTGGCTTTCAAGCAGATGTCAGAGCTCTGCAAAAGGTTTTGGAAGCTAGACACCTG ATTTATCAGCACCAACATAGCAAGCAAATGAGCTGCCCTGCAATGGCTCAGTTGCTCTCTAATACTCTGTACTACAAACGTTTCTTCCCGTACTATGCTTTCAATGTCTTGGGTGGCCTTGACCATGAAG GAAAGGGCTGTGTCTTTACGTATGATGCTGTTGGATCTTATGAAAGGGTTGGATATAGTTCCCAAGGTTCTGGTTCCACCCTTATAACACCATTTCTGGACAACCAACTGAAGTCTCCCAGTCCTCTTTTATTACCAGCAAAG GATGCGGTTACTCCGCTTTCGGAGTCTGAAGCCATTGACTTGGTGAAAACTTGTTTTGCATCAGCAACCGAGAGGGACATATATACG GGAGACAAGCTGGAAATAGTCATTTTAAATGCTGCAGGCATACGACGTGAATACTTGGAACTCAGGAAAGATTAA